The Setaria italica strain Yugu1 chromosome IX, Setaria_italica_v2.0, whole genome shotgun sequence genome has a window encoding:
- the LOC101776458 gene encoding uncharacterized protein LOC101776458, with the protein MKISKPFGRILTCFCGFSLSTATAYKRKALLSSPAAKAQGRKAKGEKGRSKADFAMQILRRKVLEASRRLPLFYAASAASRGSAHAVATLAAAARWAPPAASGSLAAAPWAATQRRGAKMLGSDVKLGNVIQRRGRIYQVIKAQHSHQGRGGATIQVELRDVDTGNKITERFRTDEALERVFVEEKLFTYLYQEGDTVTLMEPETFEQIEVSKDLFGKAAAYLKDEMKVNLQYFDGRPMSATVPPRVTCTVVEAQPNTKGLTAQPQYKRVVLDNGLTVLAPPFIEAGEQIVISTADDSYMTRA; encoded by the exons ATGAAAATAAGCAAACCTTTTGGTAGGATTCTCACTTGTTTCTGCGGATTTTCGCTTTCCACTG CcaccgcttataagcggaaagCCCTCCTCTCGTCGCCCGCCGCGAAGGCGCAAGGCCGCAAAGCGaaaggggagaaggggaggagcaAGGCCGACTTCGCAATGCAGATCCTCCGCCGGAAGGTTCTGGAAGCttcccgccgcctccctcttTTCTACGCTGCGTCCGCAGCGTCCCGCGGAAGCGCCCATGCGGTCGccacgctcgccgccgccgcgcggtgggccccgcccgccgcctcgggcTCGCTTGCCGCCGCTCCGTGGGCCGCCAcccagcggcgcggcgcgaaGATGCTTGGCTCCGAC GTGAAACTTGGAAATGTAATACAAAGAAGAG GTCGCATTTATCAG GTAATAAAAGCACAACATTCACatcaaggaagaggaggggccACAATACAG GTGGAACTGAGGGATGTTGACACTGGAAACAAAATTACAGAAAGATTTCGCACTGATGAGGCCCTTGAGA GAGTTTTTGTTGAGGAGAAGTTATTCACATATTTGTATCAGGAAGGAGACACTGTGACGCTTATGGA GCCTGAAACATTTGAGCAAATTGAAGTTTCAAAGGATCTGTTTGGCAAAGCTGCTGCATACCTGAAAG ATGAAATGAAGGTGAACCTACAATACTTTGATGGCCGGCCAATGTCTGCTACGGTTCCTCCTCGAGTGACTTGCACTGTTGTTGAAGCACAGCCGAATACAAAAGGGCTTACTGCTCAACCTCA GTATAAAAGGGTCGTGCTGGATAATGGTCTTACAGTGCTT GCACCGCCTTTTATTGAAGCGGGTGAACAAATTGTAATCAGTACAGCAGATGATTCATATATGACGAG GGCCTAA
- the LOC101775380 gene encoding protein ALP1-like — translation MYYYATHLNRSEYRVPTESGYEWVIKTLGNRTSCHNMFRMNRNVFDRLHNVLVQSYGLKSTRRMTSVESLALFLWMCGAPQSMRQAEDRFVRSTCTISRKFNKVLHSICKLAGDIIRPVDPTFSTVHPKLRSARFSPYFDNCIGAIDGTHVPVVVPADKAVQHTGRHGYTSQNVLAICDFDMRFTFVVAGWPGSVHDMRVFKDALDKYGDKFPHPPEGKFYLVDSGYANRIGYLAPYKGTKYHLPEFRAGRIPRGKKEHFNYAHSSLRNVIERSFGVLKNKWRILRDLPSYPMAKQSQIIIACMAIHNFIRESAIGDVDFDNADDEENDATPSEGPSSQANEGATQHEYEDQSMNQFRDWIADGLFNRS, via the exons ATGTACTATTATGCCACACATTTGAATAGATCAGAATATAGAGTACCAACAGAATCAGGATATGAATGGGTTATCAAAACTTTAGGAAATAGAACATCTTGTCACAACATGTTCAGGATGAATAGGAATGTTTTTGATAGGCTTCATAATGTCCTTGTACAGTCTTATGGATTAAAGTCTACTAGGAGAATGACATCAGTAGAGTCTTTAGCTTTATTCCTGTGGATGTGTGGTGCCCCCCAAAGCATGAGGCAAGCCGAAGACCGTTTTGTTAGGTCTACTTGCACAATTAGTAGGAAGTTCAACAAAGTATTACACAGCATTTGCAAACTAGCAGGGGATATCATTAGACCAGTTGACCCAACATTCAGTACTGTGCATCCGAAGTTGAGGTCAGCACGGTTCTCTCCATACTTTGACAATTGCATTGGGGCTATAGATGGGACACACGTGCCTGTTGTTGTGCCAGCAGATAAGGCTGTCCAACATACGGGACGACATGGGTACACTAGTCAGAATGTGTTAGCCATatgtgacttcgacatgagaTTTACCTTTGTCGTCGCGGGATGGCCTGGATCGGTTCATGACATGAGAGTCTTCAAAGATGCATTGGACAAGTATGGCGATAAATTTCCACACCCCCCTGAAG GGAAGTTTTATCTTGTCGACTCTGGATACGCAAACCGTATTGGGTATCTTGCCCCGTACAAGGGTACGAAATATCATCTACCAGAATTTCGAGCCGGACGAATTCCCAGAGGTAAAAAGGAGCATTTCAATTATGCACATTCATCATTAAGAAATGTCATCGAGAGGTCATTTGGGGTGTTGAAGAACAAATGGCGTATTCTGCGCGATTTACCATCTTATCCAATGGCAAAGCAAAGTCAAATAATTATTgcttgcatggcaattcataatttcattagaGAGAGTGCTATTGGTGATGTTGATTTTGATAATGCGGATGATGAAGAAAACGATGCTACACCTTCTGAAGGACCATCATCTCAAGCAAATGAAGGTGCTACCCAACATGAATATGAAGATCAAAGCATGAACCAGTTTCGGGATTGGATAGCCGATGGATTGTTCAATAGGTCATAG
- the LOC101776863 gene encoding protochlorophyllide-dependent translocon component 52, chloroplastic: MEPLSLHLLLPRAGPGRHSLPFAATAAAPLSSRRPIGASAAVLAPGRRRRGARLSVYAVASETPRAEDAPSWEGAFDWLDQWYPFAPVCDLVPGAPHGKTVLGLAVVAWYDRGAGEWRVFDDACPHRLAPLSEGRIDDKDRLQCVYHGWCFDGAGACKFIPQAPALGPPVHTNSKACVASYPCVVQNNILWFYPRAEPEYKDVLQRKRPPLIPEIDDPEFVTVYGIRDLPYGYDVLVENLMDPAHVPYAHKGIMRGIRKKEDPGRVDYDKEGGGPIMMKIEHADIQGFLSPQERGYFQFAAPCTFFGTPFQPQEGKKKTPRILLVFFCIPVAPGKSRVIWAFPRNVGVWLHKITPRWLYHVGQNLILDSDIFLLHVEERKFAAVGLDNWQKACYVPTSSDNMVIAFRNWFRKFCKNRVGWATPQVDQLPPTPTKDQLMERYWSHVAQCTSCSAGLKAMKALEVALQITSVAVVGFLAVAKGTLVTSTVQRAAVVSAAVLCFAASRWLANFIQKNFYFQDYVHAYK; the protein is encoded by the exons ATGGAGCCCCtctccctccacctcctgctcccgCGCGCCGGGCCTGGGCGCCATTCGCTTcccttcgccgccaccgccgccgcgccattgAGCTCCAGGAGGCCGATaggcgccagcgccgccgtcctGGCGCCAGGACGCCGGCGTCGCGGCGCCCGGCTGTCGGTCTACGCCGTGGCTTCCGAGACGCCGCGGGCCGAGGATGCGCCGTCCTGGGAGGGCGCGTTCGACTGGCTGGACCAGTGGTACCCATTCGCCCCCGTGTGCGACCTCGTCCCCGGCGCGCCGCACGGAAAGACGGTGCTCgggctcgccgtcgtcgcctgGTAcgaccgcggcgccggcgagtgGCGCGTGTTCGACGACGCCTGCCCGCACCGCCTCGCGCCGCTCTCCGAGGGCCGCATCGACGACAAGGACCGCCTCCAGTGTGTGTACCACGGCTGGTGcttcgacggcgccggcgcctgcaAGTTCATCCCCCAGGCGCCCGCGCTCGGCCCTCCC GTGCACACGAACAGCAAGGCGTGCGTGGCGTCGTACCCCTGCGTGGTGCAGAACAACATCCTGTGGTTCTACCCGAGGGCCGAGCCGGAGTACAAGGACGTGCTGCAGAGGAAGCGGCCGCCATTGATCCCAGAGATTGACGACCCGGAGTTCGTCACCGTCTACGGCATCAGGGATCTCCCCTACGG GTACGATGTTCTGGTGGAAAACCTCATGGATCCTGCTCACGTCCCGTATGCGCACAAGGGGATAATGCGCGGCATCCGCAAGAAGGAAGATCCAGGAAG AGTTGACTATGATAAAGAGGGCGGTGGTCCGATCATGATGAAGATCGAGCACGCAGACATACAAGGGTTTCTGTCACCGCAGGAGCGGGGCTACTTTCAGTTCGCTGCACCGTGCACGTTCTTCGGTACACCGTTTCAACCACAAGAG GGCAAGAAGAAGACACCTCGGATCCTGCTGGTGTTCTTCTGCATTCCGGTGGCTCCTGGGAAGAGCAGGGTGATCTGGGCTTTCCCGAGGAACGTTGGGGTCTGGCTGCACAAGATCACACCACGGTGGCTGTACCATGTTGGCCAGAATCTTATATTGGATTCAGACATTTTTCTCCTCCACGTTGAG GAGCGCAAATTTGCTGCCGTAGGCCTCGATAATTGGCAGAAAGCTTGCTATGTGCCCACATCATCGGACAACATGGTGATCGCCTTCAGGAACTGGTTCAGAAAGTTCTGCAAGAATCGGGTTGGGTGGGCAACCCCACAAGTCGATCAGCTGCCACCAACCCCTACCAAGGATCAGCTCATGGAGAG GTACTGGTCGCACGTGGCGCAGTGCACGAGCTGCAGCGCCGGGCTTAAGGCCATGAAGGCACTCGAGGTTGCTCTGCAGATCACGTCGGTCGCGGTCGTCGGATTCCTCGCCGTCGCGAAGGGAACGCTGGTCACGTCGACTGTTCAGAGGGCCGCGGTCGTGTCCGCGGCCGTGCTGTGCTTCGCCGCGTCGCGCTGGCTAGCGAACTTCATCCAGAAGAACTTCTACTTCCAAGACTACGTCCACGCTTACAAGTGA
- the LOC101774970 gene encoding uncharacterized protein LOC101774970 has translation MKQSGLGRKNNGAISASKAWWDKYCKYPECRKFSKFLPHYLELLYEMYHKNVVDGSTTTIPGDVDEERQEVPEEEDFQFDVDDYPEQSPMSPMSNGSKKRSTSTADTASSPQKKSKSPFFKMFKGLIDTMHEGISEDNTTMRVKMELQLKQREMELQQQLKQKELELEFRRHSHDKEEDEYKASLLLAQECGASEESEEYFFAMELFRDRFNRVAFGTLSTKELRFKWLQTKCGKTFGRP, from the exons ATGAAACAATCAGGATTAGGTAGGAAAAATAATGGAGCCATTTCAGCAAGTAAAGCCTGGTGGGATAAATACTGCaag TATCCAGAATGCCGTAAATTTAGCAAGTTTCTACCTCACTATCTTGAGCTGCTGTATGAGATGTACCACAAAAATGTAGTTGATGGATCAACTACAACCATACCAGGAGATGTGGATGAAGAGAGGCAGGAGGTACCTGAAGAAGAGGACTTCCAATTTGATGTGGATGACTACCCTGAACAGAGCCCTATGAGCCCTATGAGTAATGGCAGCAAGAAAAGGAGTACCAGTACAGCTGATACAGCATCAAGCCCTCAAAAGAAGAGTAAAAGTCCTTTTTTCAAGATGTTCAAGGGCCTCATAGACACTATGCATGAGGGGATCTCTGAAGATAACACTACCATGAGGGTGAAGATGGAGTTGCAGTTGAAGCAGAGGGAAATGGAACTGCAACAACAActgaagcagaaggagctggaGTTGGAATTTAGAAGGCATTCTCAtgacaaagaagaagatgagTACAAAGCAAGCCTTCTATTGGCACAGGAGTGTGGAGCATCAGAAGAGTCAGAAGAGTACTTTTTTGCTATGGAGTTGTTTAGGGATAGATTTAACAGGGTAGCTTTTGGCACACTATCGACAAAGGAACTTAGGTTCAAATGGTTGCAAACTAAGTGTGGGAAGACCTTTGGTCGCCCATGA
- the LOC101783775 gene encoding uncharacterized protein LOC101783775 isoform X2, whose protein sequence is MLANSFKTGLPLFPLLRQVSLFPLPLVLLQSFPSRKTQEGASMDAISLDEWELLPDHKSSFFLEEDCSNGSHGAVGGDEEAAAKKPLLLPSQDACVHDPDIEFMDIAALLTDPKREELVSKVTEILIYEAEDHDDEMVKSPDGVKEADQDEVLVEAPAPDDQRAREEEEGVSRTGFSVGNLRVNGVGALCSFGVAAATFVIFLLGGKEQQKRHQDHKIQLQMYADDERIQQVVQQASRLNQTMSSVMGGASSARASISFGGYYQGF, encoded by the exons ATGCTGGCAAACTCTTTCAAAACTGGTTTGCCACTATTTCCCTTGCTCCGACAAGTGTCCCTGTTCCCACTGCCACTGGTTCTTCTCCAGTCGTTTCCCTCCAGAAAAACACAAG AGGGGGCTTCCATGGATGCGATCAGCCTTGATGAGTGGGAGCTCCTGCCTGACCACAAGAGCTCCTTCTTCCTGGAAGAGGACTGCAGCAATGGCAGCCATGGCGCTGTCGGCGGCG atgaggaggcggcggccaagaAACCACTCCTCCTACCATCACAAGATGCCTGTGTCCATGATCCGGACATCGAGTTCATGGACATCGCCGCCTTGCTGACCGATCCGAAGCGAGAGGAGCTCGTGAGCAAGGTGACCGAGATACTGATCTATGAAGCAGAAGATCATGACGACGAGATGGTCAAGTCCCCTGATGGTGTCAAGGAGGCTGATCAGGACGAGGTGCTGGTTGAAGCTCCTGCACCTGATGATCAGCGAgctcgggaggaagaagagggggtCAGCAGAACGGGCTTCAGCGTGGGGAACCTGAGGGTGAACGGTGTCGGGGCGCTCTGCTCGTTTGGGGTTGCGGCTGCCACGTTTGTCATCTTCCTGCTTGGAGGCAAGGAGCAGCAGAAGAGGCATCAGGATCACAAGATCCAGCTCCAGATGTACGCCGATGACGAG AGGATTCAGCAGGTTGTGCAGCAGGCATCCAGACTGAACCAGACCATGTCGTCGGTCATGGGAGGCGCATCGTCGGCACGGGCGAGCATATCGTTTGGCGGGTACTATCAGGGGTTTTGA
- the LOC101775783 gene encoding 5'-adenylylsulfate reductase-like 5 isoform X1: MMRCAAAAAAVAVALVAAVAGSAAAAASPGAGQGAAGTCARRDGPPFLDAVGSRCPFVRIEPSPPLEVSGEAVDTELNLRRRGASYSILFYAAWCPFSSKFRPIFEALSTMYPQIHHFAVEESSATPSLFSRYGVRGFPAVLLVNETTMVRYRGSKDLSSLVNFYKETTGLDPIAHLDVVQQESTGSLRSIMPWDRSLREMAKHEPFLLLAALFIIMKVVSYFIPVVLSHLRAFLVVRVRNLNLGIRRGSNQLLDRALNVLDVRRLWSKLRLSNKATDLRKGASNARAWASSFTSVSLGEPSSSRQA, translated from the exons ATGatgcgctgcgccgccgccgccgctgccgtggccgtcgccctcgtcgctgccgttgctggctccgccgccgccgcggcgtcgccgggtGCGGGGCAGGGGGCGGCGGGCACATGCGCGCGGAGGGACGGGCCGCCGTTCCTCGATGCCGTCGGATCGCGCTGCCCCTTCGTCCGGATCGAGCCGTCCCCGCCTCTCGAG GTGAGTGGAGAGGCTGTTGATACAGAGTTGAACCTTCGGCGTAGGGGTGCTTCATACTCCATTCTCTTTTATGCTGCATGGTGTCCATTTTCGAGCAAATTCCGACCAATATTTGAAGCTCTCAGCACTATGTACCCTCAGATACATCACTTTGCTGTTGAAGAATCTTCTGCTACACCTAG TTTGTTTTCAAGATATGGTGTTCGCGGCTTCCCAGCCGTTCTTCTTGTAAATGAGACTACGATGGTTCGATATCGGGGTTCAAAAGATCTCAGCTCTCTGGTTAATTTCTATAAAGAAACTACAG GTCTTGATCCAATTGCACATCTTGATGTCGTGCAGCAAGAGAGTACAGGAAGCTTGAGATCCATCATGCCATGGGATCGATCTCTTCGTGAAATGGCAAAACATGAGCCCTTTTTGTTGCTTGCAGCTCTTTTTATCATCATGAAGGTTGTGTCGTACTTCATACCTGTTGTCCTGTCTCATCTGAGAGCCTTCTTAGTTGTGCGTGTCCGAAACTTGAACTTGGGGATCCGTAGGGGATCAAACCAGCTCTTGGATCGAGCATTGAATGTACTTGATGTGAGGAGGCTTTGGAGCAAGCTTAGACTGAGCAATAAGGCAACGGACCTAAGGAAAGGAGCAAGTAACGCTCGAGCTTGGGCTTCCTCATTTACTTCCGTTTCACTGGGTGAACCGTCATCTTCAAGACAAGCTTAG
- the LOC101783775 gene encoding uncharacterized protein LOC101783775 isoform X3 — MDAISLDEWELLPDHKSSFFLEEDCSNGSHGAVGGDEEAAAKKPLLLPSQDACVHDPDIEFMDIAALLTDPKREELVSKVTEILIYEAEDHDDEMVKSPDGVKEADQDEVLVEAPAPDDQRAREEEEGVSRTGFSVGNLRVNGVGALCSFGVAAATFVIFLLGGKEQQKRHQDHKIQLQMYADDERIQQVVQQASRLNQTMSSVMGGASSARASISFGGYYQGF, encoded by the exons ATGGATGCGATCAGCCTTGATGAGTGGGAGCTCCTGCCTGACCACAAGAGCTCCTTCTTCCTGGAAGAGGACTGCAGCAATGGCAGCCATGGCGCTGTCGGCGGCG atgaggaggcggcggccaagaAACCACTCCTCCTACCATCACAAGATGCCTGTGTCCATGATCCGGACATCGAGTTCATGGACATCGCCGCCTTGCTGACCGATCCGAAGCGAGAGGAGCTCGTGAGCAAGGTGACCGAGATACTGATCTATGAAGCAGAAGATCATGACGACGAGATGGTCAAGTCCCCTGATGGTGTCAAGGAGGCTGATCAGGACGAGGTGCTGGTTGAAGCTCCTGCACCTGATGATCAGCGAgctcgggaggaagaagagggggtCAGCAGAACGGGCTTCAGCGTGGGGAACCTGAGGGTGAACGGTGTCGGGGCGCTCTGCTCGTTTGGGGTTGCGGCTGCCACGTTTGTCATCTTCCTGCTTGGAGGCAAGGAGCAGCAGAAGAGGCATCAGGATCACAAGATCCAGCTCCAGATGTACGCCGATGACGAG AGGATTCAGCAGGTTGTGCAGCAGGCATCCAGACTGAACCAGACCATGTCGTCGGTCATGGGAGGCGCATCGTCGGCACGGGCGAGCATATCGTTTGGCGGGTACTATCAGGGGTTTTGA
- the LOC101784187 gene encoding protochlorophyllide-dependent translocon component 52, chloroplastic-like, giving the protein MIVAFCIPVAPGRCRLIWAFPRNTGVWLHKITPRWFSHSNTNSVLDSDIVLLHVEERNFAAAGLDNWHKVCYVPTSSDGMVVAFRNWFRKFCKNQVGWATQQVNQLPPTPSKDMLLERYWSHVVQCSSCSAALQAMKVLEVTLQVISVAVVGFLAVAKETLLTSVVQRILVVSAAMLCFAASRWLANYMEKTFYFQDYAHAYK; this is encoded by the exons ATGATCGTGGCCTTCTGCATCCCTGTTGCTCCCGGGAGATGCAGGCTGATTTGGGCGTTCCCGAGGAACACCGGGGTCTGGCTCCACAAGATCACACCTCGATGGTTCTCCCATAGCAACACGAACAGCGTATTGGATTCAGATATCGTCCTCCTCCATGTCGAG GAGCGCAACTTTGCTGCCGCGGGCCTCGATAACTGGCACAAAGTTTGCTATGTCCCCACATCTTCAGACGGCATGGTCGTCGCCTTCAGGAACTGGTTCAGAAAATTCTGCAAGAATCAGGTTGGCTGGGCAACCCAACAAGTCAATCAGCTGCCACCAACCCCTAGTAAGGATATGCTCCTGGAGAG GTATTGGTCACACGTCGTGCAGTGCTCGAGCTGCAGCGCTGCGCTCCAGGCAATGAAGGTGCTCGAGGTCACACTACAGGTTATCTCGGTCGCTGTTGTTGggttcctcgccgtcgccaaggAGACGTTGCTCACGTCAGTTGTTCAGAGAATCTTAGTAGTGTCCGCAGCTATGTTGTGCTTCGCGGCATCCCGTTGGCTTGCTAACTACATGGAGAAGACCTTCTATTTTCAAGATTACGCCCATGCTTACAAGTGA
- the LOC101783775 gene encoding uncharacterized protein LOC101783775 isoform X1 — translation MLANSFKTGLPLFPLLRQVSLFPLPLVLLQSFPSRKTQEGASMDAISLDEWELLPDHKSSFFLEEDCSNGSHGAVGGGKDQLLLGTELVVIDMDHFGPASHPPPYDCIPDEEAAAKKPLLLPSQDACVHDPDIEFMDIAALLTDPKREELVSKVTEILIYEAEDHDDEMVKSPDGVKEADQDEVLVEAPAPDDQRAREEEEGVSRTGFSVGNLRVNGVGALCSFGVAAATFVIFLLGGKEQQKRHQDHKIQLQMYADDERIQQVVQQASRLNQTMSSVMGGASSARASISFGGYYQGF, via the exons ATGCTGGCAAACTCTTTCAAAACTGGTTTGCCACTATTTCCCTTGCTCCGACAAGTGTCCCTGTTCCCACTGCCACTGGTTCTTCTCCAGTCGTTTCCCTCCAGAAAAACACAAG AGGGGGCTTCCATGGATGCGATCAGCCTTGATGAGTGGGAGCTCCTGCCTGACCACAAGAGCTCCTTCTTCCTGGAAGAGGACTGCAGCAATGGCAGCCATGGCGCTGTCGGCGGCGGTAAGGACCAGCTCTTGCTCGGCACCGAGCTGGTCGTGATCGACATGGATCACTTCGGCCCTGCATCTCATCCTCCTCCCTATGATTGCATCCCAgatgaggaggcggcggccaagaAACCACTCCTCCTACCATCACAAGATGCCTGTGTCCATGATCCGGACATCGAGTTCATGGACATCGCCGCCTTGCTGACCGATCCGAAGCGAGAGGAGCTCGTGAGCAAGGTGACCGAGATACTGATCTATGAAGCAGAAGATCATGACGACGAGATGGTCAAGTCCCCTGATGGTGTCAAGGAGGCTGATCAGGACGAGGTGCTGGTTGAAGCTCCTGCACCTGATGATCAGCGAgctcgggaggaagaagagggggtCAGCAGAACGGGCTTCAGCGTGGGGAACCTGAGGGTGAACGGTGTCGGGGCGCTCTGCTCGTTTGGGGTTGCGGCTGCCACGTTTGTCATCTTCCTGCTTGGAGGCAAGGAGCAGCAGAAGAGGCATCAGGATCACAAGATCCAGCTCCAGATGTACGCCGATGACGAG AGGATTCAGCAGGTTGTGCAGCAGGCATCCAGACTGAACCAGACCATGTCGTCGGTCATGGGAGGCGCATCGTCGGCACGGGCGAGCATATCGTTTGGCGGGTACTATCAGGGGTTTTGA
- the LOC101774579 gene encoding uncharacterized protein LOC101774579, whose amino-acid sequence MRDFPSCFGESGVQIADASSSSSSAGKGAAQNLVTCLYQTQFSGRPCVISVTWSKSLMGQGLSIGVDDLSGHCLCKADIKPWLFSKKKGSKCLDVEDGKIEIFWDLSSAKFGAGPEPVEGFYVAVVFDLELVLLLGDMKKDAYRKTGANRSMLNAAFVARREHIYGKKIYSAKAQFCDNGQFHDIVIECDTIGLKDPCLEIRVDKKPVMQVKHLAWKFRGNQTILIDGLPVEVFWDVHSWLFGSTASNAVFMFQTCQAPEKSLPWSYSQIFRESQLQGLGFSLILHAWKLE is encoded by the coding sequence ATGAGGGACTTCCCGTCCTGCTTCGGCGAGAGCGGCGTCCAGATCGCggacgcgtcgtcgtcgtcgtccagcgCCGGCAAGGGCGCGGCGCAGAACCTGGTGACCTGCCTCTACCAGACGCAGTTCTCGGGCCGGCCCTGCGTGATCTCGGTCACGTGGAGCAAGAGCCTCATGGGGCAAGGTCTCAGCATCGGCGTCGACGACCTGTCGGGACACTGCCTGTGCAAGGCGGACATCAAGCCGTGGCTCTTCTCCAAGAAGAAGGGGTCCAAGTGCCTCGACGTCGAGGACGGCAAGATCGAGATCTTCTGGGACCTGTCGAGCGCCAAGTTTGGTGCCGGACCAGAACCAGTGGAGGGGTTCTATGTTGCAGTCGTGTTCGACCTTGAGCTCGTGCTCTTGCTTGGTGACATGAAGAAGGATGCTTACAGGAAGACTGGAGCCAATCGGTCGATGCTGAATGCCGCGTTCGTGGCAAGAAGGGAGCACATATATGGCAAGAAGATCTACTCTGCTAAGGCGCAATTCTGTGACAATGGCCAGTTCCATGACATTGTCATCGAGTGTGATACCATCGGTCTAAAGGATCCATGTCTCGAAATAAGGGTTGATAAGAAACCCGTGATGCAGGTGAAGCACCTGGCGTGGAAGTTTAGGGGAAATCAGACAATCCTCATTGATGGCTTGCCTGTGGAAGTGTTCTGGGATGTCCACAGCTGGCTCTTTGGATCAACAGCGAGCAATGCAGTGTTCATGTTTCAGACATGCCAGGCACCTGAGAAGTCACTGCCATGGTCGTACTCGCAGATTTTTAGGGAGTCCCAGTTGCAAGGTCTTGGTTTCTCGCTGATCCTGCATGCATGGAAGCTTGAATAG
- the LOC101775783 gene encoding 5'-adenylylsulfate reductase-like 5 isoform X2: MMRCAAAAAAVAVALVAAVAGSAAAAASPGAGQGAAGTCARRDGPPFLDAVGSRCPFVRIEPSPPLEVSGEAVDTELNLRRRGASYSILFYAAWCPFSSKFRPIFEALSTMYPQIHHFAVEESSATPRYGVRGFPAVLLVNETTMVRYRGSKDLSSLVNFYKETTGLDPIAHLDVVQQESTGSLRSIMPWDRSLREMAKHEPFLLLAALFIIMKVVSYFIPVVLSHLRAFLVVRVRNLNLGIRRGSNQLLDRALNVLDVRRLWSKLRLSNKATDLRKGASNARAWASSFTSVSLGEPSSSRQA; this comes from the exons ATGatgcgctgcgccgccgccgccgctgccgtggccgtcgccctcgtcgctgccgttgctggctccgccgccgccgcggcgtcgccgggtGCGGGGCAGGGGGCGGCGGGCACATGCGCGCGGAGGGACGGGCCGCCGTTCCTCGATGCCGTCGGATCGCGCTGCCCCTTCGTCCGGATCGAGCCGTCCCCGCCTCTCGAG GTGAGTGGAGAGGCTGTTGATACAGAGTTGAACCTTCGGCGTAGGGGTGCTTCATACTCCATTCTCTTTTATGCTGCATGGTGTCCATTTTCGAGCAAATTCCGACCAATATTTGAAGCTCTCAGCACTATGTACCCTCAGATACATCACTTTGCTGTTGAAGAATCTTCTGCTACACCTAG ATATGGTGTTCGCGGCTTCCCAGCCGTTCTTCTTGTAAATGAGACTACGATGGTTCGATATCGGGGTTCAAAAGATCTCAGCTCTCTGGTTAATTTCTATAAAGAAACTACAG GTCTTGATCCAATTGCACATCTTGATGTCGTGCAGCAAGAGAGTACAGGAAGCTTGAGATCCATCATGCCATGGGATCGATCTCTTCGTGAAATGGCAAAACATGAGCCCTTTTTGTTGCTTGCAGCTCTTTTTATCATCATGAAGGTTGTGTCGTACTTCATACCTGTTGTCCTGTCTCATCTGAGAGCCTTCTTAGTTGTGCGTGTCCGAAACTTGAACTTGGGGATCCGTAGGGGATCAAACCAGCTCTTGGATCGAGCATTGAATGTACTTGATGTGAGGAGGCTTTGGAGCAAGCTTAGACTGAGCAATAAGGCAACGGACCTAAGGAAAGGAGCAAGTAACGCTCGAGCTTGGGCTTCCTCATTTACTTCCGTTTCACTGGGTGAACCGTCATCTTCAAGACAAGCTTAG